In the genome of Bradyrhizobium sp. CB3481, the window CAAGGTAGGGGCGCGCGTTGTCGCAAATTCCAACTCCGTACGCGATGGCCCAATCCAGGCACGTCGTAAGCAGGATGTCGGCACTGGTGAAGCGGTCACCCATCAGGAACTGCCGGCCGTCTGCCAGCGCGACCTCGACGTGTCGGAGTTGCTGCCGGAAGTATTCGCCCGCCTGGGCGACGACTTCGGGTGCTACTCCATAGATATGTCCTAAGGCGTCTGCACGATGGCGGCGCATGACGTAAAGGCTCGTAGAATCGAGTTCGGCCACGATAAAGAAGCACCATTCCAGCCACGCGGCGAATTCGCGCTGCGTCTCGGGGATCAGCGAGCGATCTGGCGTTGAGTAGGTCCGCGACAGATAGGCGACAATCGCGGCGCTTTCACCGATGCAGAAGTCGCCGTCCTGCAATAGGGGAATCTTCTGGCGGGGATTGAGCTTGGTGTATTCGGCCGTCTTGGTCTCGCCTGTTCGCGGCCCGATCGGCCTGATCTTGTAGGTCAGGCCGAGTTCATGCATCGCCCAGTGCGCACGAATGGTCCGGCTTGTTCCAACGCCCCAGAGGGTAAGATCGGGTGCTCCGCTCATCACCATTTCTCCACGGACGGACGAAGATCGAGTTCATGAGTCCAGCCGTCTCGGCTCTGCTGATGGGCGAACCAGTACGCCTCGGCGATGGAGGACGTCTTCGTCAAGCTGTCCGGTGGGATCTCGCTTGCCTCGATTCCCTTTGCCGCCTTCATGCGCTGATGGATGGCTTCGCTATCCACGCCGGCGTCGATGATGAGATGGACCACGTGAATGTTCTTCGGCCCCAGTTCGCGCGCCATGGCTTGGGCGACTGCGCGAAGTCCGAATTTCGCCGAAGAAAATGCCGCAAAGCCTTGGCCGCCCCGGACGCTGGCAGTTGCGCCCGTAAAGAGAATGGTGCCGCGTCCGCGCGGAACCATGACGCGCGCGGCCTCGCGCCCGACGAGGAATCCGGCGTAACAGGCCAGTTCCCACGCCTTGAAGAATAGCTTCTCCGTGGTGTCCACCAAGGGCTTGCTGACATTCGATCCCGCGTTGAAAAGGCAGACCTCGATCGGGCCAATGTTGCGTTCGATGTCGGAGAAAAGCTTTTGAATCTCGGCTTCCTGACGCGCGTCAACGCTGAAAGCGTGAACAGCATGGCCCGCGGCGCTGAGCTCATCGACCAGCCTTTGGGATTTGGCCGCGTCACGCCGGCAGATACAAACCGTGTATCCGCCCTTGGCAAAACGCCGCGCGACCGCCGCGCCGATCGCGTCCCCTGCGCCCACCAGTATCGCTACACCGCGAGTGCCCACCATTTTCGTTTCCTTTAAGTTCTAATTTGGTACTTATAGCTACCGCCGATTGGCTGAATTGTAAACGAACTTTCTACAGTCCTAGGGAAAGTGGCAACATTACTGCCTCTTCTGTCATTGTCCGTGGATGCGCGAAATAGCAATTGACGAGTTCTAAAAAAGAACGTTAACTTTGGCTCGAGTTCGCGACGGCAAAGGCGACGTTTTTTGATCGGGAGGTTGGTGGTGGCGGGTCCGTCAAGGGCGGTCGATATCGGCGAGATTGCTGCAGGGCTGCCCCGCCGCATCCACGACGTCGTGGCTCACCGTGCCGCCCATGCCCCAGGCCGAGTCGCCTTGATCGAAGAGGGCGCCGCCTGGAGCTATGGCGAGCTGGATAGGCGAGCTACCGATATTGCCACCGCTCTCTCCTCGCTCGGGCTGCGAGCGGGTGATCGCATGATTATTGTCAGCGAAAACTGCATTCCGCTGGTGGCCTTGCTGCTGGCAGCGAGCCGACTTGACGCCTGGGCGATCGTCGCCAACCCAGGATTATCGGCACGCGAACTGGACCGGATTCGCGATCATAGCGGCGCTCGTCGAATGTTCTTTACGTCGAGTGTC includes:
- a CDS encoding glutathione S-transferase family protein, producing MSGAPDLTLWGVGTSRTIRAHWAMHELGLTYKIRPIGPRTGETKTAEYTKLNPRQKIPLLQDGDFCIGESAAIVAYLSRTYSTPDRSLIPETQREFAAWLEWCFFIVAELDSTSLYVMRRHRADALGHIYGVAPEVVAQAGEYFRQQLRHVEVALADGRQFLMGDRFTSADILLTTCLDWAIAYGVGICDNARPYLERIQSREAYRRAVAANVPLAPITQTTAGV
- a CDS encoding SDR family NAD(P)-dependent oxidoreductase, with protein sequence MVGTRGVAILVGAGDAIGAAVARRFAKGGYTVCICRRDAAKSQRLVDELSAAGHAVHAFSVDARQEAEIQKLFSDIERNIGPIEVCLFNAGSNVSKPLVDTTEKLFFKAWELACYAGFLVGREAARVMVPRGRGTILFTGATASVRGGQGFAAFSSAKFGLRAVAQAMARELGPKNIHVVHLIIDAGVDSEAIHQRMKAAKGIEASEIPPDSLTKTSSIAEAYWFAHQQSRDGWTHELDLRPSVEKW